The following is a genomic window from Candidatus Tumulicola sp..
CCGCCTTCGGTGTTCGCGCTGACGAGGTCCGAAGGGCCCACGCCGTACACGATCTGCACGTCTGAATAGATGGACGGATCGAGGAGCTCGAGACCGGCGTCACCGGTGTTGTTGTTGTTGACAACGTGGCCATCGATCTCGATGAGCGTTTCCGTTGGGTCCGGCCCTCGCAGCGACGCTGATTGTGGAAGCCCCGGGGCGCCGCCGAGCTGCCGCGTCATCGTCAGCGCGATCTGCTGCGAGAGCACATCGCTGAGCTGTTGGATGCCCTGATCGGCCAGGTCTTGCGGTTGGAGTGAGGTGGTCGGCGCTGACGCGCGCGAGAGCGCCTGGCGGCCGTTGACGAGGACGGTTCCGAGCGTAGTGATGCTCGAGGCCGCCGCGGGCACGAAGGTGATCGACAGCGCGACCGTGGTGTCGGCTTGCACGCCGAACTGATGACGTGAGACCAACTGATAGCCCTTCGCCGATGCGACGAGTTCGTACACGCCTTCATCGACGTCGTCGATGCGAAACGCTCCGCCTTGATCGCTGACCGCCGCATAACGGCGCTCCGGCGAGATGATGCCGATCGCGGCGCCGGCTACGGGATTGCCGGACGAATCTTTGGTCGATCCGACCACGCTGCCCGTTCTGAGTTGAGCCGCAGGGGCGCTTGTACCCCAGGCCATCATCAAGAACGCGGCGGTCAGAGCAGCGAAGTTGGCCGAGGCGACGAGCATGGCGCTGGTTTTGGCGACGGAAAAGGTTTTGTCATTTGGCCAAACGTCGCCATTGTCCCGGTATGATATGATGTCCGTTGTGTCATGACGGAGAAGCGCAAACGCATCGAAGGACTCTGGCTGGGTATCATCGGGACAATCGCCTTCAGCTTAACCCTTCCCATTACACGCGCGGCGGTACCGGAACTCGGGGCAGGCTTCCTCGGGTTGTGCCGCGGACTGGCCGCCGCCATTCCTGCACTGCTCTTACTTCTGGTTCTGCGAGAGCCGCTGCCTGAGCGGAAGTATTGGCCGAGCCTATTTCTTGTGGCGGCCGGCGCGGGGATTGGATTTCCGCTCTTCTCGGCGATCGCGCTGCGCTCGCTGCCGTCGGCGCATAGCGCAGTGGTGGTCGGATTGCTTCCGGCCGCCACTGCTTTGTTCGCGGTGCTGCGAGGTCACGAGCGGCCGCGTTTGGGATTTTGGATCGCGTGCGCGGGAGGCGTTATCGCGGTACTCTTATTCGCTGCGGCCGAGGGATCCGGCCGGCCTCAGCTGCCCGATCTTCTTCTGCTCATCGCCGTGCTGGGCGGCGGCATCGCGTACGCCGAGGGCGGAAGGCTCGCGCGCGATATGGGCGGCTGGCGCGTGATTTCGTGGGCGCTTGTTTTCGGCGCTCCGTTTCTCGTGGTGCCGGCGATCATCGTCATCGCGCACACGCCGTTAGCGGCCGTGTCGCCCAAAGCATGGCTCGCGTTCGCTTACCTGGCGCTCATCCCGCAATTTGTCGCATTCTTTCCGTGGTATCGCGCCCTCATGCTTGCCGGCGTTGCGCGCACGAGCCAGATCCAACTCGCGCAGCCGGTGCTCACGCTCGGTTGGTCGGCGCTGCTGCTGCACGAGCACGTCTCGTTCCTGACGCTGCTTGCGTCACTGCTGGTTATTGCTGCGGCTGCGGCGACGCAGTTCACGCGCGTCGCGCCGAATACTTCCGAGCTCGCTTAGCTCGCTCGGAACACTACATTAGGTGAGCTCGGAACACTACATTTAGCGCGAGGCCACGAAGCCGTGCGACCAGCCGTCGGCGTCTTTGAAGGAACCCACGACGCGTCCCTTCGCGTCGATGCCGTACGCGTCGGTGCTATACGCGCCGGGAACGTCGATCTTCGTGAATTCGCCTTTCGAGCTGCGCAGAAAGCCCCAGCGCTTGTGCTCTGAAGTCACGTAAGAACCAACGATCTCCCCCGCGTCGTTGATCCCGTGAGCTTCGGTGAGAATCGAGCCGGCCGGATCGATCGTGGTGAGGGTCCCGCCGGCATCGCGGACCCACGCGTGCTGGACATGTTTAACAAAAGAGTAACCGACGATCTGCCCGGCAGCGTTGATGCCGTATGGACTCGTGCCCGTGGCACCCGCAAGGTCGATGGTGGTGACGCGACCGTCGGGGTTCCGCACGTAGCCGTGAGATCGATTGCGCGGGTCCATGTAATTCGGCAATTCCCAGTAGCTGCCGACGATCTGCCCGACGGCGTTGATGCCCTCAGCGTCGACATTCACTCCACCGGGGACCTCGATCTGGGTAACGACTCCGGCTGCGCTTCGCAGATAGTTTTGGAAGTTTCCCGGAGACACCACGATGCTGCCGACTACTTGCCCCACGGCATTCATGCCGCTGACGTCGGTCGCCACCCCACCCGGGATATCGAGAAGGGTGAACGTTCCGTCTGGGCGCTGCAAGAAGCCATGGTCGGGGTAAAGACCGACGCCACCTACGAGCAGCCCGCCTGGCGTGACCCCGTTCACTTGGGTGTTGCGCTCGCCGGGAACATCGAACGTCGTGAGTTTGAATCCGTTCGCAAGTGTCGGGGATTGCGTCGTGTAGCCGTGCAAGGTGCCGCCCGCGAGGTATTCGCCCACGATCTGTCCGCCATCGCTGATGGCTTCCGCGTAGGTGGATTTCGCGCCGGGTACGTCGAGTTGCGTCAGCGCGCCGCCGGCGCCGCGCACATAGCCGTGCCAGTTGCCCTTTGCGTCTCGAAACGATCCGACGCCTCGGCCATACGAGTCGAGTTTGCCGATGAGCGTTTCGGCCGCGCCCGGAAAGTCGATCGTCGTGAACGCACCCTTGTCGCTGCGCACGTAGCCATGTCTTTTGCCGGCCGCGTCTTGGAATGAACCGGCTATCGGACCATTATACTTGATGCTCTGAACGCCGGTGTCCGCCGCGTGGGGGACGTCGATGACCGTGAGCGCGCCATTCTCGCGGCGCAGGTAGCCGTGCAGCTTCCCACCGGCGACGAAGAACTCGCCGACGATCTTGCCTCCGGCGTCAATCCCTTGGGCTTCGGTGGCCTTGGCATAGGGGACGTCAAACTTGGTCAGCTCTCCCTTGGCGCTTCGCACATATGCGTGCGTCTTGCCGTCGGCGCCCACAAACGAGCCCGCCACCTGCCCCAAGGAGTTGATGCAAAGCGCCTGGGTGCTCTTCGATCCTGGCACGTCGATCCTTATGACCGTTCCGTCCGCGTTCCGCAGGAAGCCGTGGATTTTGCCGGCCCTATCGATGACGTCGCCGACGATAGTCCCGAGGACGTTGATCCCATAAGGGTACATAGCGGTCGCGCCGGGAGACGTGAGCGTGGTGACGGCAAGGCGATCGGCTTGGGCCGGAAGGGCGATGCTAGCGACCACAACGACGATCGCCGCGCCAAGAGAAAGTCGAAATAGTCGCATGGGTTGGCACTTCGAGCCCATTGCGCGCTCGTCTTGCTTCCGAGCTTCGCTCGGAACACTACACTTAGGGAAGATCGATGAGGTCCCTGACGATCTCGTCTTCGAGGTCGAAATACGGCACCGGTGGACCCGTCGCTTCGTCGATCATGACCGCGAAGAACACGCGGCCGTGGTGCAGCGTGTCGGCGTAACCCGCGAGCGCGATCGTGTGCTGCATGTAGCCGTCTTTGGCGCGTATGCGCCCCGCCGCGTCGGTACCCGCGAAGCGATAGGCGAGCGTGCCCTCCATGCCCGCGCGCGGCAGGGCGTTGATGAAGTCGTTGCCGTAGGGGCGCGCTGCCGCGTGCCGCAGGATAGAGACCAAACCTCGCGGCGTGATCTTGTCCGTCGAGGACAAGCCCGAACCGTCGTTGACGTCGATCGCGTCTCGGTCTATCCCCAAGCCGACGGCGAAGCGCTGTTCGACGGTCGCGCCGCCGATGAATGAGCCGCGCTGCTTCAGCTTGACGACGGCGAGCATCTTCAAGACGTGCTCGGCGGTGAAGTTGTCGCTCTTGGCCAGCATCGTTCGAAAGATGCCGATGAGCGGCGGCGAGTCGTGCGACCAGACGACTTGTGCGTTGGGATAGCGCTTCGCTATCGGCAGCGGGGCAGGACCCTGATCGATGACATCGTGCTCGTCGTTGGCCGGGCGCGGCCCGAGCGCCGTGGCCGCAACTCTCACGCCGGCGCTTTCGAGCGCTTGCCGGAAAACCGTCACGGCGCGCGCGCTCGAATCTTCTACCGCGCAGTGGAGCGTTTCGCCCGAGGCGCCGAGCGGCATGCGCCCGACGATGAGAATGCGCGTTGTGCCGGGCCGATGCGAACAGCGCTCGGGATCGTCGTCGGGGCTGGCCGACATGACCGCAATGGACGCGATGGTGTAGTCGGGTGAGGGCGATGCGAGCGCGGCGCCCACGCGGTCTCCGTCGCGCGCGCCCGGGGTGATGACGACGTCGATGGTGCCCTTGTCAATCGCGAGCGCCTGAATCGGCGCCTCGTAGTAGAACGGCATGCCATCCCACGACCAATTGGGTCCCCAGCGACGGCCCTCGTAAAGCGATTCGTCGGCGAGCACCGTGCCGCGAACTTCTCGAATGCCCGAGCGCGCCACGGCGATTGCGGCACCGGTCAGATCCGCGGCGGTCAGCGTCGGGTCGCCGCCGCCTACTAGGATGAGATCGCCGTCGAGCCGGTCGCCGGCCAGCGAACCCCGCGCGAGCAGCTGCGTCCGGAATCGGAATTGCGGGCCGAGCGTCTCCAGCGCGGTGACGGACAGCAGCACTTTGAAGGTGGAGGCCGGAGTGAACTCGCGATCGGCCTGATGCTGCGCCAGCGCGCGGCCGGTGGCGGCCTCGATTGCCAGCACGCCGAGCTGCGCGCGGTTCAACGGACTGCGCTCGGCGATGGCGTTGACTTGGGCCTGCAGGCTGTCGGCGGCGGCGGCAGGCCCAGAGGCGAGGACGAGCCAGACTAAAGTCTGGCATACCACACTTCCGAGCTTCGCTCGGAACGCTACATTTACGCGTGGATTCGGGGGCATGCGCGGCGCTTCGCGGGGGCGCGGGCTCGCCCCCCTCGAACCCAATCCTCGTGTCAAAGCGCTGGAAAGCGATCATCGCAACGCTGATCCTTGTCGTCGGCCTTTGCGTGGTCGTGCGCGTGCTGCCGTACTTGTGGCCGATCCGCGCGGCCGACATCGTTCAAGATCGCCAAGCCATCGACTTCACCGACCGCAACGGGCTGACGCTCGGCACGTTGCTCACGCGCGATCAAGAGCACACCGCCTCGGTGGCGCTCAACCAAGTGTCGCCCGACTTCTTGCACGCCATCATCGCCGCCGAAGATGCGAACTTCTATCGCCACGGGCCGCTCGAGGCGCGCGCGTTCGCCCGCTCGATCGCTGAAGCCGTACGCGCTCGCCACTTCGTCAGCGGCGCGTCTACCATCGACATGCAGCTCGCGCGCATGCTGCACCCGGTGTCGAGCACGATTCCCGGTAAACTGCGCCAGATCTGGGAGGCGTGGCGCGTCGGCGCCGGCATGAGCAAAGATCAGATCCTCGCAGCCTACGTCAATCGTCTGCCGATGGGGGGCAACATCTACGGCGTCGAGGCTGCGTCGCGTGCGTACTTTGGAATCCCGGCTGCGGAACTGAATTTGGCGCGGGCGAGCCTGCTCGCGGCGATCCCCAACGATCCGTCCTTCCTCAATCCATACGAGCACTGGAAAGCTTTGAAACTTCGCCAGACGTACGTGTTGGAGCGGATGGTCGTGCATGGCGACCTCACGCGCGCGCAAGCCGACCGCGCGTATGCGGAGCAGATCTTCTTGCAGCCGCGCCAGCAGGGCATCATCGCCGCACCGCACTTCTTGTTCTGGCTGGCGCAGACGTTGCCGCCCGGCACTGCGCGCGTGCGGACCACGATCGACCGGCCGTTGCAGCAGTTCGTCGAGACGCAAGTGCAGCAGGTGATCGGCGAGCTGAAATCGCGCAACGTGCATCACGCGGCGGCGCTGGTACTCGACAATCATAGCGGCGAAGTGCTCGCCTACGTCGGTTCACCGGATTATTTCTCCGACGTCCGCAATGGGCGCAACGACGGCGTGCAGGCGTTACGGCAGCCCGGCTCGACGCTCAAGCCGCTGCTCTATCAGTATGCGCTCGAGAACGATATCATACGGCCCAACACCATTTTAGCCGACGTGCCCGCGCACTACGCGATCCCGGGCGGGCTGCTCTATAGCCCGAGCGATTACAGCTCGACTTTCCAGGGGCCGGTGCGCGTGCGCATCGCCTTGGCCGACTCGCTCAACGTTCCGGCGATCCGCGTGCTCGAACGCGTCGGCGTGCCGCGTTTCCTTTCTCGTCTGCATGAGCTCGGCTTCAAGCATCTCACCAAGCCGCCGGAATTTTACGGCTTGGGGCTGACGTTGGGCGGAGGCGAAGTCAGTTTGTGGGAGCTGGCCCACGCGTATGTCACGATGGCGCGCGAGGGCGATGCGATTGCGCTGGTGACGCGATTGGATGAACCGGGGCTAAAGCCCCGGCACTACAACGTTGAGGGCGGAGAGCGCATCGGCACGCCCGTGACATGGCAGCTGGTGACCGACATCATCAGCGACAACTACGCGCGCGCCAAATCGTTCGGCGTGCAATCGGTGCTGGCGCTGCCCTTCGCGACGGCGGTGAAGACGGGAACGTCCTCGGATTTCCGTGACACTTGGACGGTCGGATATTCGACCGACTACACGGTCGCGGTGTGGGTCGGCAATTTTGACGGCGAGCCGATGCGCCGCGTGTCGGGCGTCGCCGGCGCCGCGCCGCTGTGGAACCGGATCATGCTGCACCTCCACGAGCAGCGCGAACCGGCGCCGTTCCCGCCGCCCGGCGACCTGGTCCGCCGGCCCATCTGCGCGACCACCGGATTGCGGCCGACGCCGGCGTGCGGCTCCGCCATCGTCTACGAATATTTCTTCCCGGCGGATATCGCGGAGTACGAACACAGAATGGAACTGCGTCCGCTGTCGCCCGAGTACGATGAGTGGCTTGCCGCGCAACATCAGGCTGTCGGAGCAGCACAAGGCTTTCGCATCCTCTCGCCGCACGACGGCGACTACTATCTGGTTTTTCCGGCGAGTTTGGACCCAGCGGCGCGCCAGCGTTTGGAGTTTCAGGCCGTCTCCATACCCGGGCAGGCCGTGGAATGGAAGCTGAACGGGCGGCGACTTGCGTCCACCTCACCGGACTCGGTTTTTTGGTCGCTGCGCGCGGGGCGGTGGACGCTCGAGGCCAAGAGTGGGCACTATAATGATAAGGTGACCTTTGAGGTCGCGCCGGCACGTCCCCACCTGGGAGCGAGAGGGTTTTCGTTTGCGACTGCGCCGCAGGGGAAGGGCACCAAATGATAAGACAAGCTCTCATCATTGGGTTTGTGGTTTCGATTCTTGCGACAAGTAGCCCGAGCCGATCCGACAGTGAGCTGCCTCGCGGTCCGATACAGCATCTTTATACGAGTGTCGTGAGTTTAAGTGGCAGGAACCTGAAGGCGTGGGAGGTTGCATACAACGCGCTCACGGCTCTACCCAACGTCCCATCCTATCAGCGTGAAGTTGATCACTATGAGGTTACGATCGGCGAATCTGACAAACTGGGAGGAATTTACATCGTTTCCTTTGAGCTCTTGAACTCGCATGGAAAGGTCGGCCCAGGACAGCCACGTCTAAAACACGGCTTTCCTGAGGTAGAATACTACGTTAGAAAGTCCGATTACAAGATCATCGGACAGTATTTTGCCGGCTTTTGGATATAAGTTGTTTTGGGCTGAGTGCAACAAGTGCCAGACTGAAGTCTGGCATACCACATTCTCAGTGACAGCGAGGCCAACGGCTCGCGCACCACATCCGGGGCTAAAGCCCCGGCACTACAAACCACATTCGCAATAAAATAGGGGGCTCAATTCATGTTCATGCGGTTAGTCTTACTCGCCGCGCTCGGCGGTGTAGCGTACTGGCTATACGGCTGGAAGATCGCGGCGATCGTCGTCGGCGGCTATATCGTCATCGTCATCGCAGCGCAGATCTGGGCGGCGCGCGCCAACCAGGCTCGCGCGGTGCAAATCCTCCAACGGCCTCTATCCGAGGATGAGAAGCATCACTACACCGACATCAGCAGCACGCAGGCCGCGCGCCAGAAGGCGCTCGAGAAACGCCCCAAAGAAGGCGGCTGGAGCTAGCCCCTTTTTTACCATCAAGGTAGTTCGAAAGCCTGGACGACCAATGAGATGGCCTGGATGACCGCATATCCGACCACCACGAATTCGATCGCGGCGGCCACAACGATCCAGACGTTCAGACACGACTCCTCGCTGCCGCATGCTCCGCCCCTGGGCGCACCAAAGTTGCCCTCGCCCGGGCGCGGAAGAGGCCTGGAGTTGTACGTGTTGGGATCTACTTGGTAGGTTCGCGGTATGTTTGAGCCGCCGCGCGGACCGGTCACGCGCCCATAGTTGCCCGGGTTCCAGACCCCCTTCGCCATGTTGAGATCGGGGCCAAGCACCGCGCGTGTATCTCCGCCGTTGTGGGCGATATCCCACCACCCCGCGAGACCTCCCTGAGACCCCGCTCGCGGCACGATGAGCACGTCGCCGTTCGAAAGCGCTGTGCTCATGCGAGCCGCCGTGTCTGCGTCAGATGTAATCGTCTGGACGTTTGAGCCGGGACGCACGACCACTGCTCCGTCGGACGACACGAGGCTGCTCGTGCTGGTCAGCACGGCTTGGGCGCCGGAGCCGCTGAGTTCCGAAGCCGTCGTCTCATGTTCGAGAGCACCCTCGACAGCGCCGAACCAAAGTTTATGCTTGATGACGCTTCCCATCCCTGACGCATCGCGACTAAGGCCGCGCAAGGTATCGCGCCGCAGGTCGGTCTGGCTGAAGTATCCCCCGCTCCCCTGCGGATCGAGGCCGAACCCGAACATCAGGATCCGCGGCGAATCTGCGTAGAAACGCAGGCCGGCTGAATCGTTGAGCGACGCCACAGCGAAGCGATCGCTCCAGAGAACCCAACCGAAGTCGCCGAGGGCAAGCGGCCAGGCCTGCTGCTCGAATGAGAGTTGAGGCGCCGGACTGGTATTGCCGGCTGAGCGCAGTCCATGCAGCAGTTGCGCCGCCGCCTCTGCATAGGCATACGTGTCGTGGCCGCCGGCGCTGAACCATACGTTGTAGATCGCCTGCGCTTCAAGCGGTACGCCTTGGGCATCGCGCTTGAGCGGGCGCAGCGCGCTGGGATCGTGCGTCGTGCTCGCGCGCCAGGCGGGTCCGGCGCGGTCGGTCAACACGCGGCGCGTTAGTTCCGTGCGCCCGCCCGGAAAACGGAGCTGGAATTCAAGCCAGTCGGCCACAAACGTCGTCGCCATGGGCGCGGCGGTACCGAACGCTGAGATCACGCCGCCTAACTTGCCCTGGGACTGCGCCTGCGTTTCCGAAAAGTCGATCGGCTTGCCGACGTGCTGGTCACCGGCGATGTCGATCATGGGGGCCAGCTTATCACTTGAGCCGAGCAAGCCTTTGAGTCCCGGCGGCGTGTACAGGAAGAATATTTGCTGATCGAGCAGCTGATAAACTGGGACCGTCACTTCGAGCGAAGTGTCGTGCGTCAGTGCGCCGTTTGCAAGCGTCTCGGTCACGACGCGCATCGTCACCAGCTGCATCATATCGCCAGTGGGCGCGTTGATCGTTTTGTCTGGAGCGCAGTACGCCTTGCCGGGCACCGCATCGGCGAACGAGGTGTCCAGGTCTGTCCAGTGCCCGCCCGCCTGCGCCTGCACCCACATATGCGATTGGATCTCTTTGATCACATCGTCGCGCGACGGACTGATGACGTCCGGCAGTTGGCCGTTCAGGGCGGTTTGGATGACCCCGAAGTCACGCCGAGCCCTCGCATAGACGCGTTCCTTGAGCGACGTTGCGTCGGAAAGACCGGCCGCGGTGGAGGGCGTCGCGGTGAGGGTTGTCTGCGGTTCAAATATGCGATCGTAGAGCTTGGCGGCGTCAGACTGCGCAAGTTGGCATGTGGCGAAGCGAACTGGAATGTTTTTCGCCGTGAGAACGTGCGCGAGCAGCAGCGAGCGATCGAACGCGTTCCCAGCTCGTGCGGCATAGGTGGCGGAGGGGCCCTTGAGGATGCCGGGATAGGATTCAAAGCGGATCTGGTCGCGAACGAACGAGAAGATTGTGTTGACATCCGACCCGAGCGTCGCCGCCCGTTCGTCGATCTCGTACGTCGCCGGCTGCATGGCTTGCACGACTTTGTCGAGTTTGGTGGCGAGCTGCTCGGGATCGGCCGCCGTCGCCGGCGGTGTCGACAGCGTTTGCGAGGCGGCCGATTGATAGTCGCCGGCAGCCGGCATGGCGAGCGCGACTTGCATCGCGCCCGTTTGCCCGGCCTGCATTTGGGTCGACCCCGTCGGGGTTGTGCCGGGCTGCGCCGTGGCTTGGGTCTGCGTCTGCGATTGACTATACGATGGGGCCCATGACGGCACTGCTGTGCGGGGTTCGAACGCCGGCAGCGCGGGTAGACCGGCGTTGACTGTTTCGAGTCCGCTCATCTGCGCGGCCAACACGAGCGTCAGGCCCCCGGCCGCGAGGCGCAGTGCTGCTCCTCCGCTACGGCGGGCTGCGAGGACGCCGGCAGTGACCAGCGCAGCCGCCCCCGCGATAGGCAAAATGATCGACGCACCGATGAACGCGCCGCGGATCCAGAACGGCTCCGTTGGGAACGGAGCGTTTGTCTGAAGCGCGGCGAGCAATCCCGCGCCGTGGATGAGCGACGCGATCAATGGGACCACTGCGTACAGCACGATGCACGCGACGATCGCGCGAAGCCACCAGGGCAGCTGCCGTACACACGCGACGGTGATCGCGATCGATGCGAGGATCAGCACCAGCAGCGCGGCTGCTGCGACGTCGGCCGATTGACCGAAGACCTTGACGCCGCCCGGCGCGGCGAGCGAGCCCGTGCGCCAACCCGAATATGCGAGGAGTCCGGCCAGCGCCGCAGCGGACATTTCCCACTTCAGGGTGACATCGGTCGCGCGCCACAGCAAGCCGACGAGCACGGCGTAGATGACGACCGTGCCCAGTATGACCGGCCATACCGGCGAGTGGTCCAGGACCGACTCGACGCCCACGGCGAGCAGGACGGCATACAGGGCGACGTTGAGCGCCCAAAGCCCGACGAGGCCGATTTTCTGAGGCATGACTGCGCGCAGCCCCCTTCTGCTGGGCCAAGTATAGCACCGGAGCCGTTTCGCCAGCGTCCGAACCGGGGCTAAAGCCCCGGCACTACAAAAGGGTTCGTTTACTCGGTGATCTGCAGCGTGGTCGAAGCCGAGCGGCCGAACTCCTCGGGCGCGTACTGCAGCCGCGCTTCGGCGCCCGGCCACGAGTAAGTCCCCGGCGTCACGGAGCGCGCTATGTAATGGAAGACGTAGACGCCGGCATCGAGGTGGCTCGCGTACGCCAGCACCCGGTCCTTGTAGATCGTCTGATAGTCCAGCGCCCAGGTGTTGTGCGGTTCGTAGTATTGGGTCGAGGTTTGGAACGTCGCATCGACCGCCTCGAGGCCGGCTGGCAGCGGGTCGATGATGAGCACCTGATCGACGGGGTGATCGGTGATGACCTCGAGCCCGATGTCGAAGACTTGACCGGCGGGCAGCGTCAAGTTTCCGGGCGGTGCAGCGGTCCCGAGCGCGAAGAGCAAGGACGGATCGTTGGCCTGATGCACCTGACGCGTGACGCGCAGGCCGTGCAGCACGCCGGGTTGCGGACCTGCCAGCCGATACGAAAACGCGACGACGTAGTGCAGCGTGCCGTTGCCCGTCTTCTGCAGCGCGATCGTGTTGGCGCCACGCGGCAGATCGGCCATCGCGACGTTGACTTCGCGCTGCGGATTTTTGTAGCCCACGAAGTGCGCGGACGCGATGCGTTTGCCTGCGAGATCGGCGCTCGCCGTGAAATCAGAATTCGGCGATTGCGTGCGGCTGTAATCCACGAGCGCGTTGAGCGCCTCGGCGTTCTCGTAATATTCGGGCCACGTCCCCTTTTGACGCTGCGCGATCAAGCCGCGCACGAGTTTGTCGAGCACCTCCGCCGGCCTATGTTGGGCCACGTAGAGCCGCAGCGCTTGGGATTGCACGGTCGTGTACGAGTCGAACCAGCGCCATTGCTGCGGCACGTTGACGGTCGACGTCCGCCCGGTCTCGTAGACCAGCTCGAGCATCTTGTCAGCCATCGCGGTGGATTGCGCTTGCCAGCCGGGCGAATCGTAAAGGTAGCTCGCCAGTTTTAGTTGCGAGACGAAGCTAATTTGATCGCGCTGATCGTAGACATCGGACAGGTAATCCGTACGCCGCTCGCCCAAGCCGGCCAAACCGAGCAGCGCGCCCAAGCGCAGCTCCGCTCGGCACGGCGCGGAGCTGTTGCACGCGAACTGACCCGGATCGGCGAGCAGCTTGTGCAGATAGCTCTTCAGCGCGGACACCATCGACGGATCCACTTGGAAGCCGGCGTCTATCGCGCGGCCGATCGCCTCCGCGGCATACGGCGTGACGAACGGATCGGATCGATCGGCGCCCGGATACCAGCCAAAGCCGCCGTCGGCTCGTTGTAGCCGCGCTAACTTACCGAGATTGTACGTCGCCGATTTTTGCGCGTTGAAGTCGGGGAAGACCTGGCCGTACTTGGTGGCGAGGACTTGCAGGTCGGCGGTGATCGCCAGTTGGCTTGCGATCGGTTCTTGGAACGGCAGATCTTCGTCTTCGCGGACGTCGCGGATGGCCGTCGAGGTGAATTCCGGCAATAGCAGGCTCGCGAGGAAGAAATCAAGACCGCCTGCGTCGTTGGACACGTTCTGCGCGATCTTGAGCGGCACGCTTGCCGCACTGGTGGTCGCGCCCGACTCCACGGCTTGCTCCATGATCGGCAGCGCGCGCAATTCCACCGGCAGCTCAAACGCATCGCTTTCCGGTCCTAGTTTGATGGTGAAGCGCACCTTCGCCGGACCAAGCGCGCTGACCGAGATCGGGAAGCGATAAGCCTTGGTGCCCGGCTCGGCTTGCCCGGCGAAAGTCGTGGTCAGCTCAGTTTGACGGCCGGACCCGAAGCGCAGCGGCCCTTGCGCGACGCC
Proteins encoded in this region:
- a CDS encoding DMT family transporter, which produces MTEKRKRIEGLWLGIIGTIAFSLTLPITRAAVPELGAGFLGLCRGLAAAIPALLLLLVLREPLPERKYWPSLFLVAAGAGIGFPLFSAIALRSLPSAHSAVVVGLLPAATALFAVLRGHERPRLGFWIACAGGVIAVLLFAAAEGSGRPQLPDLLLLIAVLGGGIAYAEGGRLARDMGGWRVISWALVFGAPFLVVPAIIVIAHTPLAAVSPKAWLAFAYLALIPQFVAFFPWYRALMLAGVARTSQIQLAQPVLTLGWSALLLHEHVSFLTLLASLLVIAAAAATQFTRVAPNTSELA
- the dacB gene encoding D-alanyl-D-alanine carboxypeptidase/D-alanyl-D-alanine-endopeptidase; translated protein: MPPNPRVNVAFRAKLGSVVCQTLVWLVLASGPAAAADSLQAQVNAIAERSPLNRAQLGVLAIEAATGRALAQHQADREFTPASTFKVLLSVTALETLGPQFRFRTQLLARGSLAGDRLDGDLILVGGGDPTLTAADLTGAAIAVARSGIREVRGTVLADESLYEGRRWGPNWSWDGMPFYYEAPIQALAIDKGTIDVVITPGARDGDRVGAALASPSPDYTIASIAVMSASPDDDPERCSHRPGTTRILIVGRMPLGASGETLHCAVEDSSARAVTVFRQALESAGVRVAATALGPRPANDEHDVIDQGPAPLPIAKRYPNAQVVWSHDSPPLIGIFRTMLAKSDNFTAEHVLKMLAVVKLKQRGSFIGGATVEQRFAVGLGIDRDAIDVNDGSGLSSTDKITPRGLVSILRHAAARPYGNDFINALPRAGMEGTLAYRFAGTDAAGRIRAKDGYMQHTIALAGYADTLHHGRVFFAVMIDEATGPPVPYFDLEDEIVRDLIDLP
- the pbpC gene encoding penicillin-binding protein 1C gives rise to the protein MSKRWKAIIATLILVVGLCVVVRVLPYLWPIRAADIVQDRQAIDFTDRNGLTLGTLLTRDQEHTASVALNQVSPDFLHAIIAAEDANFYRHGPLEARAFARSIAEAVRARHFVSGASTIDMQLARMLHPVSSTIPGKLRQIWEAWRVGAGMSKDQILAAYVNRLPMGGNIYGVEAASRAYFGIPAAELNLARASLLAAIPNDPSFLNPYEHWKALKLRQTYVLERMVVHGDLTRAQADRAYAEQIFLQPRQQGIIAAPHFLFWLAQTLPPGTARVRTTIDRPLQQFVETQVQQVIGELKSRNVHHAAALVLDNHSGEVLAYVGSPDYFSDVRNGRNDGVQALRQPGSTLKPLLYQYALENDIIRPNTILADVPAHYAIPGGLLYSPSDYSSTFQGPVRVRIALADSLNVPAIRVLERVGVPRFLSRLHELGFKHLTKPPEFYGLGLTLGGGEVSLWELAHAYVTMAREGDAIALVTRLDEPGLKPRHYNVEGGERIGTPVTWQLVTDIISDNYARAKSFGVQSVLALPFATAVKTGTSSDFRDTWTVGYSTDYTVAVWVGNFDGEPMRRVSGVAGAAPLWNRIMLHLHEQREPAPFPPPGDLVRRPICATTGLRPTPACGSAIVYEYFFPADIAEYEHRMELRPLSPEYDEWLAAQHQAVGAAQGFRILSPHDGDYYLVFPASLDPAARQRLEFQAVSIPGQAVEWKLNGRRLASTSPDSVFWSLRAGRWTLEAKSGHYNDKVTFEVAPARPHLGARGFSFATAPQGKGTK